The DNA region GCCTGGCCATGGCGACGATGGACATCATCAAGCTGAATGGCGAATTCCCCGCCAACTTCCTGGACGTAGGCGGCGGCGCCACGACGGAAAAGGTGACGGCGGCGTTCAAGATCATTCTGCAAGACCCGGCGGTCAAGGGCATCCTGGTCAACATCTTCGGCGGCATCATGAAGTGCGACATCATCGCCAATGGCATCGTCGCCGCCGCCAAGGAAGTGAATCTGTCGGTTCCGCTGGTGGTGCGTTTGGAAGGCACCAACGTTCAGCAGGGCAAGGACATATTGGCGTCGTCCGGCCTGGCCATCGTCCCGGCGGACGACCTGGGTGACGCCGCCAAGAAGATCGTGGCGGAAGTGAGGAAGGCGGCCTGACGCTCGACCGCACATAAACGAAATACGCCTGATGGGCGTGGGTGGTCCGGAAACGGGCCGCCCACGTCCGTGTTTGCGTTGGTAACCGATAGTGTAAAACTGGAGGATGTTGGAAATGAAGATCATTGTGCCTGTCAAACGGGTCATTGACTATAATGTGAAGCCACGGGTGAAGGCGGACGGCACGGGCGTCGATCTGGCCAACGTCAAGATGAGCATGAACCCGTTCGATGAGATCGCGGTCGAGGAAGCGATCCGCCTGAAGGAAAAGGGCGTCGCAACTGAAGTCATCGCCGTGTCGATCGGCGTCGCCAAGGCGCAGGAAACGCTGCGCACGTCGCTCGCCATGGGCGCCGACCGGGCGATCCTGATCCAGACCGACGAAGAGGTCGAGCCGCTGGGCGTCGCCAAGCTGCTCGCCAAGGTGCAGGAAGAAGAAGGCGCTGGCCTGATCATCCTGGGCAAGCAGGCGATCGACGACGACAGCAACCAGACCGGCCAGATGCTGGCGGCGCTGCTGAACCTGCCGCAGGGCACGTTCGCGTCGAAAGTCGAAGTCGCGGACGGCAGCGTCAATGTGACCCGCGAAGTGGATGGCGGCCTGGAGACGGTGAAGCTGTCGACCCCGGCGATCATCACCACCGACCTGCGGCTGAACGAACCGCGCTATGCCTCGTTGCCCAACATCATGAAGGCCAAGTCGAAGCCTTTG from Sphingobium sp. HWE2-09 includes:
- a CDS encoding electron transfer flavoprotein subunit beta/FixA family protein, translated to MKIIVPVKRVIDYNVKPRVKADGTGVDLANVKMSMNPFDEIAVEEAIRLKEKGVATEVIAVSIGVAKAQETLRTSLAMGADRAILIQTDEEVEPLGVAKLLAKVQEEEGAGLIILGKQAIDDDSNQTGQMLAALLNLPQGTFASKVEVADGSVNVTREVDGGLETVKLSTPAIITTDLRLNEPRYASLPNIMKAKSKPLAQKTPADYGVDISARLETLKVVEPPKRSAGVKVADVDELVAKLKALGVAA